A region from the Coffea eugenioides isolate CCC68of chromosome 9, Ceug_1.0, whole genome shotgun sequence genome encodes:
- the LOC113783858 gene encoding protein PHLOEM PROTEIN 2-LIKE A5-like: MEIGQRNDYISPHWKRDPSFIEGPDSAGSFSIPVRALNIAWGRDHRYWRWITLGEDENRSVGFEEAVLLDQVNWFEVTGMLDIPCLNLAVHTTYRLYYVVKFLPGAFGWHTADVKFMVKFKNTQEIMSTELIILETYKKQPDQWHEIPGGKPFVVNNEVLITTVEFGMFEVETDWWKGGMVLGGVKVKPDNPPATELQ, from the exons ATGGAGATTGGGCAAAGAAACGACTATATCAGTCCTCACTGGAAAAGG GATCCGTCTTTCATAGAAGGGCCAGATTCTGCAGGATCATTTAGTATTCCGGTCCGAGCTTTGAACATCGCATGGGGAAGAGACCATCGTTACTGGCGATGGATTACGCTTGGCGAAGACGAAAATAG GTCAGTTGGCTTTGAGGAAGCTGTATTACTCGATCAAGTGAACTGGTTTGAAGTGACTGGAATGTTGGACATTCCATGCTTGAACTTGGCCGTGCACACCACCTATAGACTATACTATGTAGTAAAGTTCTTGCCTGGTGCATTTGGGTGGCATACGGCCGATGTCAAATTCATGGTGAAGTTCAAAAATACTCAGGAGATCATGTCTACTGAGCTCATCATACTGGAGACCTACAAGAAGCAACCTGATCAGTGGCATGAGATACCTGGTGGTAAACCCTTTGTTGTTAACAATGAAGTTCTAATCACTACCGTTGAGTTTGGAATGTTTGAAGTGGAAACTGATTGGTGGAAGGGTGGCATGGTACTTGGAGGGGTCAAAGTTAAACCAGACAACCCTCCTGCCACAGAGCTGCAATAA